One Curtobacterium herbarum genomic window carries:
- a CDS encoding alpha/beta fold hydrolase, whose translation MLEHIERDGGTIAVDVSGTGPLVVLAHGMGDSRHSYRFMVPELVAAGYRVANVDIRGCGDSSTGWSGYSRTDIAGDLVAVVRHLGGPAVIVGQSISGGAATIAAADAPDVITGVVELAPFTRAQSFDLGGFLRNRNRHRSGTVQLLRVMVSGSLPGWLAYLDLAVPTKPSDWAVERGRIEDALRRPGRMTALQAMTKTTPADAGARLADVRCPVLVVQGGADPDWADPAAEGRRVIGDLPTGLGELAVIDGAGHYPHTETPAEVLALVLPFLGRTLTATTTGGDRA comes from the coding sequence ATGCTCGAACACATCGAACGCGACGGCGGCACCATCGCCGTCGACGTCAGCGGTACCGGACCCCTCGTCGTCCTCGCCCACGGCATGGGGGACAGCCGACACTCGTACCGGTTCATGGTGCCGGAACTCGTCGCCGCCGGGTACCGGGTCGCGAACGTCGACATCCGCGGCTGCGGCGACTCGAGCACCGGGTGGTCCGGGTACTCCCGCACCGACATCGCCGGGGACCTCGTCGCCGTCGTCCGGCACCTCGGCGGCCCGGCCGTCATCGTCGGACAGTCCATCAGCGGCGGGGCTGCGACCATCGCCGCCGCCGACGCCCCGGACGTCATCACCGGCGTCGTCGAACTCGCCCCCTTCACCCGGGCGCAGTCGTTCGACCTCGGCGGGTTCCTCCGCAACCGGAACCGCCACCGCTCCGGCACGGTCCAGCTCCTCCGCGTGATGGTCTCCGGCAGCCTGCCCGGGTGGCTCGCCTACCTCGACCTCGCCGTCCCCACCAAGCCCAGCGACTGGGCCGTGGAACGCGGCCGCATCGAGGACGCACTGCGACGTCCCGGACGGATGACGGCCCTCCAGGCCATGACCAAGACGACCCCCGCGGACGCCGGCGCACGACTGGCGGACGTCCGCTGCCCGGTCCTCGTCGTCCAGGGTGGTGCCGACCCGGACTGGGCGGACCCGGCCGCGGAGGGCCGCCGCGTCATCGGCGACCTGCCGACCGGACTCGGCGAACTCGCCGTCATCGACGGTGCCGGCCACTACCCGCACACCGAGACGCCCGCCGAGGTCCTGGCGCTCGTGCTGCCGTTCCTCGGCCGCACCCTGACGGCCACCACCACCGGGGGTGACCGTGCCTAG